One genomic region from Gemmatimonadaceae bacterium encodes:
- a CDS encoding phage holin family protein encodes MRFLIRLIITAAALWAATRLIIGISYEGGWLGLLGVALVFGVLNAIVRPVLKFFTFPLFLITLGLFTFVLNAFMLWLASPVAAAFGLRFHVRGFAAAFWGALVVSIVSFLLSLLVPDRETE; translated from the coding sequence ATGCGGTTTCTCATCCGGCTGATCATCACCGCTGCGGCGCTGTGGGCGGCGACGCGCCTCATCATCGGCATCAGTTACGAGGGCGGTTGGCTCGGGCTGCTCGGCGTAGCGCTCGTGTTCGGGGTGTTGAACGCGATCGTGCGGCCGGTGCTCAAGTTCTTCACGTTCCCGCTGTTTCTGATCACGTTGGGCCTGTTCACGTTCGTCCTCAACGCGTTCATGCTCTGGCTCGCGAGTCCGGTGGCCGCTGCCTTCGGCTTGCGCTTCCATGTGCGCGGGTTCGCGGCGGCCTTCTGGGGCGCGCTGGTGGTCAGCATCGTGAGCTTCCTGCTCTCGCTGCTGGTTCCGGATCGGGAAACCGAGTAG
- a CDS encoding MFS transporter yields the protein MARDSHDPYAALRVRDFRLFLAGRVLSTTGQQMLDVGIGWELYERTHSALALGLVGLVLVVPIVALALPSGHLADRRERRGIVLITQLVLAACSLVLAALSFERGPIPLVYVALFIIGIALAFNRPATAAMLPQLVAPQDFANAVTWNSSGFQIASVVGPALGGAIIGIRRRAGAVYLVDAALALAFFVCAWTIRARRVDQTGKSKAMTVSNLVAGVVYVWRTKVILAAITLDLFAVLFGGAATLLPIFAKDILHVGPAGFGWLRAAPSIGAFVMAIAITHRPPMRRAGRSLLMAVAGFGAATIGFGLSRSFALSMGLLLLAGGLDNISVVVRHTLVQLRTPDAMRGRVSAVNGVFIDTSNELGGFESGVTAAWLGPVISVVAGGVITIVVVLAVARLWPELREMGNLAAEDWGPELEAGNG from the coding sequence GTGGCAAGAGACTCTCACGATCCGTACGCGGCGCTGCGCGTACGCGACTTCCGCCTGTTTCTGGCTGGTCGTGTGCTGTCGACGACCGGCCAGCAGATGTTGGACGTCGGCATTGGGTGGGAACTGTACGAGCGAACGCACTCCGCGCTGGCGCTCGGCCTTGTGGGGCTCGTGCTGGTGGTGCCGATCGTGGCGCTTGCGCTTCCATCGGGGCATCTGGCCGATCGCCGGGAACGGCGGGGCATCGTCCTGATCACGCAGCTGGTTCTGGCGGCGTGCTCGTTGGTTCTCGCGGCGTTGTCGTTCGAGCGCGGTCCGATCCCGCTGGTGTATGTGGCGTTGTTCATCATCGGCATCGCGCTGGCGTTCAACCGGCCGGCAACGGCGGCGATGCTGCCGCAGCTCGTGGCGCCGCAGGATTTTGCCAACGCCGTGACGTGGAACAGCAGCGGCTTTCAGATCGCGTCGGTGGTCGGTCCTGCGTTAGGCGGCGCGATCATCGGCATCCGGCGCCGTGCGGGCGCGGTGTACCTTGTGGATGCGGCGCTGGCGCTGGCGTTCTTCGTTTGCGCGTGGACCATTCGTGCGCGACGGGTGGATCAGACGGGCAAGTCGAAGGCCATGACCGTCTCGAATCTCGTGGCCGGCGTGGTGTACGTGTGGCGGACGAAGGTGATTCTGGCGGCGATCACGCTCGACCTGTTCGCGGTGCTCTTCGGCGGCGCCGCGACGCTGCTGCCGATTTTCGCGAAAGACATCTTGCACGTCGGACCCGCCGGGTTCGGATGGCTGCGCGCGGCGCCATCGATCGGGGCGTTCGTGATGGCGATCGCGATCACGCACCGTCCGCCGATGCGGCGCGCGGGGCGCAGCCTGCTGATGGCGGTGGCGGGGTTCGGCGCGGCGACGATCGGCTTCGGGTTGTCGCGATCGTTCGCGCTCTCGATGGGGCTCTTGCTGCTGGCGGGCGGGTTGGACAACATCAGCGTCGTCGTGCGCCACACGCTGGTCCAGCTGCGCACGCCGGATGCGATGCGGGGACGCGTATCGGCGGTGAACGGCGTGTTCATCGACACGTCGAACGAGTTAGGCGGATTCGAATCCGGGGTGACGGCGGCGTGGCTGGGACCCGTGATCTCGGTCGTCGCGGGCGGCGTCATCACGATTGTCGTGGTGCTGGCCGTGGCACGATTGTGGCCGGAGCTGCGCGAGATGGGCAATCTCGCCGCCGAAGACTGGGGACCGGAGCTCGAGGCGGGAAACGGCTAA
- a CDS encoding class I SAM-dependent RNA methyltransferase, producing MPHPALDRLARRLVPAANAPRPPFELFAICAPGLERLAARELESLSLTPHDITPGGVSFRGGVEAVWRANLWLRTASRVVVRLGSFRARALGELERRARDLPWDTVLPARCAVRVRATAHKSRLYHTAAIAERVAASITARVPGATFAGAAAKDETAGDADAAHALVIVRVAHDTCLLSADSSGDLLHRRGYRFQTAKAPMRETLAAAMLLASEWDGRAPLVDPFCGSGTIPIEAALIARRIPPGARRRFAFEQWPGFSASRWRRMVDAALGAASPTAPAAIHASDRDAGAIGAARDNADRAGVASDISFSQQPLSSLTLPRQPGWIVTNPPYGVRVGDRAAARDVYQELGRLLRGPGVEWRAVMMLADRALGREIGVDSHRLAHTSNGGIPVDIAAFP from the coding sequence GTGCCGCACCCCGCGCTCGACCGGCTCGCACGTCGGCTCGTGCCCGCCGCTAACGCGCCCCGGCCCCCGTTCGAGCTGTTCGCGATCTGTGCGCCGGGTCTCGAGCGCCTGGCGGCCCGTGAGCTCGAAAGCCTGTCCCTCACGCCGCACGACATCACACCGGGCGGCGTGTCCTTTCGGGGCGGTGTCGAGGCCGTGTGGCGCGCGAACCTCTGGCTCCGCACCGCCAGCCGCGTGGTCGTGCGCCTCGGCTCCTTTCGCGCCCGTGCGTTAGGCGAGCTCGAGCGGCGGGCCCGCGACCTGCCGTGGGACACGGTCCTGCCCGCCCGGTGCGCCGTTCGCGTCCGCGCGACTGCGCACAAGTCGCGGCTCTATCACACCGCCGCCATCGCCGAGCGCGTTGCCGCGAGCATCACCGCGCGGGTGCCGGGGGCAACGTTCGCCGGCGCCGCCGCGAAAGACGAAACGGCCGGCGACGCCGACGCGGCGCATGCGTTAGTCATCGTGCGCGTGGCCCACGACACGTGTCTCCTGAGCGCGGACAGCTCCGGCGACCTGCTGCACCGGCGCGGCTATCGCTTCCAAACCGCCAAGGCGCCGATGCGCGAGACGCTTGCGGCCGCGATGCTGCTCGCGTCGGAATGGGACGGACGCGCGCCGCTCGTCGACCCCTTCTGCGGATCCGGCACCATTCCGATCGAAGCGGCCCTCATCGCGCGGCGCATTCCGCCTGGCGCGCGACGACGTTTCGCCTTCGAACAGTGGCCTGGATTCTCTGCTTCCCGCTGGCGCCGCATGGTCGACGCGGCGCTCGGCGCCGCGTCGCCCACGGCGCCGGCCGCGATCCACGCCTCCGACCGCGACGCCGGCGCGATCGGCGCTGCCCGTGACAACGCCGATCGCGCCGGCGTCGCGTCCGACATCAGCTTCTCGCAGCAGCCGTTGTCCTCGCTCACCCTGCCGCGCCAACCGGGATGGATCGTCACGAACCCGCCCTATGGCGTCCGCGTCGGCGACCGCGCGGCTGCACGCGACGTTTACCAGGAGCTCGGCCGCCTGCTCCGGGGCCCCGGCGTCGAGTGGCGCGCGGTGATGATGCTCGCCGACCGTGCGTTAGGCAGAGAGATCGGCGTCGATTCGCACCGGCTCGCGCACACGTCCAACGGGGGCATCCCCGTCGACATCGCCGCGTTCCCCTGA
- a CDS encoding prepilin-type N-terminal cleavage/methylation domain-containing protein gives MRFTGKKGFTLIELLIVVVIIGILAAIAIPKFASTKEKAYIASMKSDLKNLATSEEAYYSDKNTYSTDTTALNFNTSTGNSLTIDDATTTGWKATMTNARVTSITSCKIGTGTDTTGIGVDGVVVCN, from the coding sequence ATGCGTTTCACCGGAAAGAAGGGCTTCACGCTGATCGAGCTGCTGATCGTTGTGGTCATCATCGGCATCCTCGCGGCGATCGCGATTCCGAAGTTCGCGAGCACGAAGGAGAAGGCGTACATCGCCTCGATGAAGTCGGACCTCAAGAACTTGGCGACGTCGGAAGAGGCTTATTACTCCGATAAGAACACGTACTCGACCGACACGACCGCGTTGAACTTCAACACCTCGACCGGCAACTCGTTGACGATCGACGACGCGACGACCACGGGTTGGAAGGCGACGATGACCAACGCCCGCGTGACCAGCATCACGAGCTGCAAGATCGGCACGGGCACGGACACGACCGGTATCGGCGTCGACGGCGTGGTGGTCTGCAACTAA
- the metK gene encoding methionine adenosyltransferase — MTPARSDSFVFSSESVSEGHPDKLADRISDAVLDLHLARDPRSRVACEVLVTHNFVCIAGETRCAEAVSRDEVERLARQVIRDTGYDGFDDRFGHESARIDVRLQPQSNEIGSAVDKKTAADQQGAGDQGLMFGYATSETPSLMPAAITYAHGLVEELARRRKAGDASWIRPDAKSQVSVRYRDGRPTDVTRIVVSTQHAPTVTQAAIRDYVIATVIPEVIPEAMLPTGWRDTVLVNPSGAFSEGGPATDTGLTGRKIIVDTYGGAARHGGGAFSGKDPSKVDRSAAYAARWVAKNVVAAGLAERCEVQVAYAIGVARPVSVMVETFGTSDLPRAELEARVASAFDLTPYAIIRDLELLRPIYYPTAAYGHFGREPGPQGTFSWESPSRASALQDEARVVSAIS; from the coding sequence ATGACGCCCGCCCGTTCCGATTCTTTCGTGTTCTCCAGCGAGTCCGTGTCCGAGGGTCATCCGGACAAGCTCGCCGATCGCATCAGCGATGCCGTGCTCGACCTCCACCTCGCGCGTGACCCGCGCTCGCGTGTCGCGTGTGAAGTCCTCGTGACGCATAACTTCGTGTGCATCGCGGGCGAAACGCGCTGTGCGGAAGCCGTGAGCCGCGATGAAGTGGAACGCTTGGCGCGACAGGTCATTCGGGACACCGGCTACGACGGCTTCGACGATCGATTCGGGCACGAGAGCGCCCGCATCGACGTCCGCCTGCAGCCGCAGTCGAACGAAATCGGCTCCGCGGTCGACAAGAAAACCGCGGCGGACCAACAGGGAGCCGGCGACCAGGGATTGATGTTCGGCTATGCGACGAGCGAAACGCCCTCCCTCATGCCGGCGGCCATCACGTATGCGCACGGGTTGGTGGAGGAGCTTGCTCGGCGGCGTAAGGCAGGCGACGCGTCGTGGATCCGCCCCGACGCGAAGTCGCAGGTCTCGGTGCGCTATCGCGATGGCCGCCCAACGGACGTGACGCGCATCGTCGTCTCGACTCAGCACGCGCCGACGGTGACGCAGGCGGCGATCCGCGACTACGTCATTGCCACCGTCATTCCGGAAGTGATTCCGGAGGCGATGCTGCCCACGGGATGGCGCGACACGGTGCTGGTGAATCCGAGCGGCGCCTTCTCCGAAGGTGGCCCGGCGACCGATACCGGCCTAACGGGACGCAAGATCATCGTCGACACGTATGGCGGCGCCGCGCGCCACGGCGGGGGCGCATTCAGCGGGAAGGACCCGTCCAAAGTCGACCGTTCCGCTGCGTACGCGGCCCGATGGGTGGCGAAGAACGTCGTCGCCGCCGGCCTGGCGGAGCGCTGCGAGGTGCAGGTGGCCTATGCGATCGGCGTGGCACGACCTGTCTCGGTGATGGTCGAGACGTTCGGCACATCCGATCTCCCGCGCGCAGAGCTCGAGGCTCGCGTTGCTTCGGCCTTCGACCTCACGCCGTACGCCATCATCCGCGATCTCGAGCTGTTGCGGCCCATTTATTATCCGACGGCCGCATACGGCCATTTCGGCCGGGAGCCAGGCCCGCAGGGAACGTTCAGTTGGGAGTCGCCGTCGCGTGCGAGTGCGCTGCAGGACGAGGCGCGCGTGGTATCTGCAATCAGTTGA
- a CDS encoding ATP-binding protein — protein MDEYSDDPVQLLAIARRAAVQAATLQHLTAALSSTLSEEQVGAVVLREALPAFGAAAGDVVLLDDDDRTFRVLCWMGYPEHLVRSWMRYPVDTGTPGGDVVRRAAPVFLDSFAEWEQHYPRVAPIIREVHLAAYAGLPLVFGGRLRGVVSFNFPERRSFSPEERAMLLAFAAQCAQALERARLFSAEQRARLDAESAMRAKGDFLAVMSHELRTPLTSILGYQELLADGISGPVTELQRQHLSRIEASASHLLALIDELLTFSRLEAGRESVKLEPVRLATVVDAAAALVAPLAAAKSLPVIVEPVPALGGQDLSTTTDCTKLQQVLVNLLSNAIKFTERGQVAVSTRALDNEVVIDVRDTGIGIAPEHLGHIFEPFSQIERLSTRSTGGTGLGLSVSRQLLALLGGSLGVESTLGQGSVFRVRLPLTR, from the coding sequence ATGGACGAGTACAGCGACGACCCTGTCCAGCTCCTCGCGATAGCTCGGCGCGCAGCGGTTCAAGCAGCGACCCTGCAACATCTGACGGCGGCGCTTTCGAGCACGCTCAGCGAAGAACAGGTCGGTGCTGTCGTGTTGCGTGAGGCGCTGCCGGCGTTCGGCGCCGCGGCCGGCGATGTCGTCTTGCTCGACGACGATGATCGCACGTTTCGCGTTCTCTGTTGGATGGGCTATCCCGAGCACCTCGTCCGCTCGTGGATGCGCTATCCCGTCGATACCGGCACGCCCGGTGGCGACGTCGTTCGCCGCGCCGCGCCGGTCTTCCTCGATTCGTTCGCCGAATGGGAACAACACTACCCGCGCGTTGCGCCGATCATTCGTGAGGTGCATCTGGCGGCGTATGCTGGGCTGCCGCTCGTGTTTGGCGGGCGGCTCCGCGGCGTCGTCAGCTTCAACTTTCCCGAACGTCGCTCGTTTTCGCCCGAAGAGCGCGCAATGCTGTTGGCCTTCGCCGCACAGTGCGCTCAGGCGCTGGAGCGCGCCCGCCTGTTCTCCGCCGAGCAACGCGCACGACTGGACGCCGAGTCCGCGATGCGCGCCAAGGGCGACTTCCTCGCCGTCATGAGTCACGAGCTGCGCACGCCGCTCACATCGATCCTCGGCTATCAGGAGCTGCTGGCCGACGGCATCAGCGGTCCGGTGACCGAGCTGCAGCGCCAGCATCTGTCGCGCATCGAGGCGAGCGCGTCTCACCTCCTCGCTCTCATCGACGAGTTGCTCACGTTCTCGAGACTCGAGGCGGGCCGCGAGAGCGTGAAGCTCGAGCCCGTGCGTCTTGCAACTGTTGTCGATGCAGCCGCTGCCTTGGTCGCGCCGCTGGCTGCAGCTAAATCACTGCCCGTGATCGTGGAGCCCGTGCCGGCACTCGGCGGACAGGACCTTTCAACCACCACGGATTGCACGAAGCTGCAGCAGGTGCTCGTCAACCTGTTGTCGAATGCGATCAAGTTCACTGAGCGCGGACAGGTCGCCGTGTCCACCCGTGCCTTGGACAACGAAGTCGTGATCGACGTCCGCGATACCGGCATTGGCATCGCTCCCGAACATCTCGGTCACATCTTTGAACCGTTCAGCCAGATCGAGCGGCTGTCGACGCGCAGCACCGGCGGCACCGGACTTGGTCTCAGTGTTTCGCGTCAGCTCTTGGCGTTGCTCGGCGGGTCGCTCGGCGTCGAGAGTACGCTCGGGCAGGGAAGCGTATTTCGCGTTCGATTGCCGCTGACACGTTGA
- a CDS encoding twin-arginine translocation signal domain-containing protein, translated as MIDDSSSATPRREFLGKVAAASIALGLGGALPQRLNAAVDAAAPDVEKWPDVHGKHRQMYDAVSWNHGLSLVWAMIFLDTNKASSNLDDKDLSAVVVMRHEGIALAFTDPIWKKYKLGEAFKIDDPATKAPAERNPFFHAKEGELMFPGMDIAKLMDRGVTFGCCNVALTVYSGMRADALGIDKDTAKKEWTAGLIPGFTLLPSGVWGVNRAQEHGCSYCYAS; from the coding sequence ATGATCGACGACTCATCCTCGGCCACGCCCCGACGCGAATTCCTGGGCAAGGTTGCGGCCGCGTCCATTGCGTTAGGCTTGGGCGGCGCCTTGCCCCAACGACTGAACGCCGCCGTCGATGCGGCAGCGCCCGACGTCGAAAAGTGGCCGGACGTTCACGGCAAACATCGCCAGATGTACGATGCCGTGAGCTGGAACCACGGCCTCTCCCTCGTCTGGGCGATGATCTTCCTCGACACCAACAAGGCTTCGAGCAATCTGGACGACAAAGACCTGAGCGCCGTCGTGGTGATGCGCCACGAGGGAATTGCGCTTGCCTTCACCGATCCGATCTGGAAGAAGTACAAGCTCGGCGAGGCGTTCAAGATCGACGATCCGGCCACAAAGGCGCCGGCCGAGCGGAATCCGTTCTTCCACGCCAAGGAAGGCGAGCTGATGTTCCCGGGGATGGACATCGCAAAACTGATGGACCGCGGCGTGACGTTCGGCTGCTGCAACGTCGCACTCACTGTTTACAGCGGGATGCGCGCCGACGCCCTCGGTATCGACAAGGACACCGCGAAGAAGGAGTGGACCGCCGGCCTCATACCGGGCTTCACCTTGCTGCCGAGCGGCGTGTGGGGCGTGAATCGCGCGCAGGAACACGGCTGCAGCTACTGCTACGCATCGTAG
- a CDS encoding DNA-3-methyladenine glycosylase 2 family protein: protein MHRHAITHLRRDPVLARVMADVGPCRFAPRSDGSHFDHVLRAIVYQQLSGRAAATIHGRVVALFDGKPSAEALLSATDEQLRSAGLSRQKIGYLRDLAQRVHSGDLPIDRLHELADDEVIAALTRVKGIGRWTAHMFLMFRLGRPDVLPDLDLGIRKAIQLAYRLRRMPNSDRVHAIGAAWAPHRTIACWYLWRSLDQPAAPGAPGKTRKRKHAVSRTKPGAAPRARPARTSARARR from the coding sequence ATGCACCGCCACGCTATCACCCACCTGCGGCGCGATCCCGTGCTCGCGCGCGTCATGGCCGACGTCGGCCCCTGTCGCTTCGCTCCCCGCAGCGACGGATCGCACTTCGACCACGTCCTGCGGGCCATCGTGTATCAACAACTGTCGGGACGAGCGGCCGCGACCATTCACGGTCGCGTCGTCGCGCTCTTCGATGGCAAACCGTCGGCCGAAGCGCTGCTGAGCGCCACCGACGAACAGCTCCGTTCGGCAGGACTGTCCCGGCAGAAAATCGGCTACCTGCGCGACCTCGCGCAACGTGTGCACTCGGGCGACCTCCCAATCGACCGGCTCCACGAGCTCGCCGATGACGAGGTGATCGCTGCGCTGACCCGCGTCAAAGGCATTGGCCGTTGGACCGCGCACATGTTCTTGATGTTTCGGTTGGGCCGCCCGGATGTGCTCCCCGACCTCGACCTCGGCATCCGGAAGGCAATTCAGCTGGCCTATCGCCTGCGACGAATGCCTAACAGCGACCGCGTGCACGCCATCGGCGCCGCCTGGGCGCCGCACCGCACCATTGCGTGCTGGTATCTGTGGCGGAGCCTCGATCAGCCGGCGGCGCCCGGCGCGCCGGGGAAAACGCGGAAACGGAAGCATGCCGTGTCGCGGACGAAGCCGGGTGCCGCACCCCGCGCTCGACCGGCTCGCACGTCGGCTCGTGCCCGCCGCTAA
- a CDS encoding c-type cytochrome translates to MRLPILLRPCHLHAGCVVVLVASLLACRGSSPPAVEKSAPAAPTPAAGDVVPMRPPSDSAIPSGALGASIRRGQALLIATRDSLPAYAPSGLRCVSCHLDDGRRAHASPFVGVYARYPVYNARSGEAYTIEDRINDCFRRSLNGRALPMGSPDMRDIVVYFAWLSRGVPVGAAVEGQGLAKLTPLAGDTTRGRALFGAQCARCHGATGGGTTVAPPLWGKASFNIGAGMSRVRTAAAFIRYNMPFDRPGSLDDQQAFDVASYITSRPRPDFPGKENDWPNGGAPPDAAYRTRAAASKDTARH, encoded by the coding sequence ATGCGCCTTCCCATCCTCCTCCGTCCATGTCATCTGCACGCCGGTTGCGTGGTGGTGTTGGTGGCATCGCTCCTGGCGTGTCGCGGATCGTCTCCGCCGGCCGTGGAAAAGAGCGCGCCGGCAGCGCCGACGCCCGCCGCCGGTGATGTGGTCCCCATGCGGCCGCCCAGCGACAGCGCGATTCCGTCCGGTGCGTTAGGCGCCTCCATCCGGCGCGGCCAGGCGCTGCTTATTGCCACGCGCGACAGCCTGCCGGCGTACGCGCCAAGCGGCCTGCGCTGCGTGAGCTGTCATCTCGACGACGGCCGGCGCGCGCACGCATCGCCATTCGTCGGCGTCTATGCGCGCTATCCGGTCTACAATGCGCGGAGCGGTGAGGCGTACACGATCGAAGATCGGATCAACGACTGCTTTCGTCGCAGCCTGAACGGACGCGCGCTGCCGATGGGCAGCCCGGACATGCGCGACATCGTCGTCTACTTCGCCTGGTTGTCGCGCGGCGTTCCGGTCGGCGCAGCCGTCGAAGGGCAGGGGCTCGCGAAGCTCACGCCGCTTGCCGGCGATACGACGCGCGGCCGCGCACTGTTCGGCGCCCAGTGCGCGCGCTGTCACGGAGCCACGGGAGGCGGCACGACGGTCGCGCCGCCGCTCTGGGGCAAGGCGTCGTTCAACATCGGAGCCGGGATGAGCCGCGTGCGAACGGCGGCGGCGTTCATCAGGTACAACATGCCGTTCGACCGGCCGGGATCGCTCGACGATCAACAGGCATTCGACGTCGCGTCGTACATTACGTCGCGCCCCCGACCGGACTTTCCCGGTAAGGAAAACGATTGGCCTAACGGAGGCGCTCCGCCCGATGCCGCATACCGGACGCGTGCCGCCGCATCGAAGGACACCGCACGACACTAG